GTATTACCGATTATTTACAATTCGaagaaacttatttttttttccctcaagaACCAATTTTAATTCATGGATGTGCTCACTTAATTGGTGGCTTTAATTGATTTCCAGCACTGTGTTGAGAACAGCGTTTTGGAAATTCGACCGATCGAGTGGCAACAAGTTGCCCTCGAGCCGTGTGTGAACGTGATCACTTTTCGTTGCCCGCGTGGACACAGTTAACGTACGCCAGGTCACCTTGATCGACCACCATAAACTCAGGTTCTGTTAGTTCGATCTTGACGCACGGGCTTACGTTGTGTGGCGCGAAATGCTCTGGTCGATCAGGCGTTTCTCTTCCTGTCAATCGTTCTAGCTAGAATCATCATGAGAAAACTCTTGGTTTGAGCGTGCAAGGCGGATTCAAATGATGATGTGGGCAAGGCGTACGTACAAGTGATGATGGGCAAGGCGTACGTATACTGTCGTAGTCGAATTGATCGAGCTGTGTGTGAACGTGAAATGCATGTATGTATACACAAGTATAACGTCAGTAATCTAATGTGTGACGAACAATTTTTTCAAGGATTATTATGTAAGACGTGatgatgtttttgttttttttaaaaaaaattctatatcTCCATAGAAAGCGACCCCTTGACGCTCCCAGCTCTAGAACGGATCTGAGAATGTTGAAACGACTGAACGCAAGGAAACAAGACAGTCTGACAAGAACCGGATGCAGAACAGACATCAAGTACACATGGCCGTCAAACACGCAAGGTCGCACGTGCAACTTCCGGCGCCGGCCCCTGATGTCAGCGGTTAGGTCTGCAACGGCTGTAAGCAGGCACCAAAGACAAAATTTGGCCGATCGTCGGTCCCACCTgactctgtgtgtgtgtggagtTAGACAAATTTTATACCAAAATTGACGCAAACAAAAAATTAATATGTATTGTGTGGTACATATTAATActctttttttataaattttatcaTTCTTAGGATAATTTTACTTAGAACCAACTTAGAGTTCCTTATATTTATGAATGAACAAAGTACAATTCAAGAATTTAATATAACAACCAATTGATTTCCAGAAAGTCATCAACGGTAAACTGGCCTAACTTGATAGCGGGTCACTATCTGCGTGCTATCTAGAGCCACAAGACATGATGAAGTTCGAGAAAACCAATGGTAAACTGGCCTAACATCTCAAAATCAAGTTCGAGAACCATGAATAATGTGTCAGTCATAGTACTGAGTCCACATGGTATGGATACATCCAAAGACTTGTTGCTTCGTGTACACAGTTTTGAACTTGTGAGAGGTGCTACAAAAAGTGTTCAATTTTTAAGTAGAGAGTGGTCACTTTGGAGTTAGGTATAGATCGAAATGGGCCCGCACAACATTCCTTTAAGGTTCCCTTTTCCAGACTTTGGCTGCACTTGCTCGCTTGCAAACTGTCTAAGCCGACTGATCGAATTTCCTGCAGTATCGTCATGGCATGCCTCAAAAATGCAAAGAGTTTCGTCATGGCAACGGCAAGCTTCTCGCAATAGTACTACCTGTCTAATAGTATATTCCAACAGTTCTTAGTTCAGTGAAATGATTTCTGACGATGTAAGTACTAGTATGCTTTTTTCACAATGCTAGCTTATTAGACTGTGATCAACATTTTGTTCATTTCCCTTTTCAGGATTTAATCCCCCATTTTTTCTTTCTGTTCTTTGAGCTGGAAATGTTTCAATTCTGCTTGAAGTTGAAGCTGAGTGAAATGTTACTCACCCTGGATGACACATCGCTGCCGGCAGATATAAGTTAAACTGAGTATATATGTTTTAATTTTGTCTATTGTTCATCCATCTTTGTAGGAGGTGAAAAGTGGAATCCCTTTCCCATAGAATGAGTGAAAAGAACAGATAATTAAGGATGGTGTGTTTGGCCTACTGGAGTCACTCATTTCATAAAACATGGTTGACAACAGACACAAGTACAGAGAAAGACAATTCTTCGGAGCCACAACTTTGCTGCCAAGGGATTTGCCTTTAGTAGTTAGACAAGATGCGGCCAAGATTTAGTGATGGCAACCCCGGGCATTTGGTTaagagggatcattgacgtgATTGTTACTTGTTTCCTCAACGATCACTTCCCTCGCTCCTGAAAACATCGTCTATAACTGATGGAACAAGATGGGATGATGCAGCGGTAGAAGAGGTTGCGAAGCCACTCTCTCAAAAGCATATATGCTGTCGTAAAGATGGAAGAGTACTTATTATGTTGGGACAAATCTCAAACAAACCTGAATATCGGGGGGCTACAAAGAAAACACCTAATTTCAGTACTTGCTAACATAGTGTACCATGTTGTCCTTAAAAAAAACATAGTGTACCATGTCTCTCATCGTCCATGATGAACTCCAGACAGTAGCGGACTCAAGAAGTTTCCGGGGAGCCTGGGCAGCAAGGCTGAGCTAGGAGTATTTGAGTTGGGCTGCCAGCGCGTAAGGCTTTTCTTTGCCCGTGCTGACCTATGAAGGTCCACTAGCGCTCAGCGCGGAGCCCCGGCAGGCACCCAGGCTCGCTAGGCTTTGGGTCTGCCCCACGCAATTGAGGGGCACGAATTTGTAGCGCAGAATGGTTTCTCCATGCGGTGGACGATCTCTTTCAGGTCCAGTCCGAGGAAGTTTATTGCATGGTTTCGATATTCTTGTGGTGTACTTCGCGTAGAGGACGTACTCCAAGGGCGAAGCAATGCACGTTTCCCATCTTGTTCCTTGCTACGTGCATAAAATCTGAGGTCAAAAAGACCTCATGACTTGGTGACACTGACACCACACTTAAACGACTTGGTGTATATGGTTGCACGTCGGACAGCCTGCGGGTGGTAAAGGATTCTCTAATTTAATTTAGTAAATTTAAGAATCAGATTTGAGCTCAAGCTATAAtaatataattttaaattaaaaatagatAGATCTGAATTGAATTGTGAAAGTCAGTACGTGAGCACTGATGTATTACCACCCCTACCGCTACCCGTCCGCGTAAGCTGCATGCTTTTTGGGGGCTGATGCGGCAGCCCGCGTGGCCGCACCCATCCCTGGCAAGTGGCGCTTAGGCAGGCTGAGTCACATGCAACGTGGGCTATGATGTGGAACTGTGCAGGCGTGCGGCGTGGCATGGCCCAGTGGGTTGGCGGCGTAACCCGCGCCGCTTGCAACGCTAACCTGGTGTGTGTACACGTGCCGAGGCAGGCCAATTTGTTCGGTTCATCGAAAAGATTAACATGTGATTGCCGTGGTGTTCATGCTAAACAAGTTACATGTGTACTTGCactgtactccctccatctcaaattatcTCAAATTATAAGTAATTCtaagaatcttgaagagtcaaaatATCACAAGTTTGacaaaatttatatgataatataataacatctatgatgttaactaagtatcattggattcttcatcaattatattttcatagtatacctatttgatgtcataaatctttataattttctctataattttggtcaaacttgagatgctttgactctcctagaataacttataatttggaatggagggagtatataactTTTTGCGCATACATGTACGTGCAGGTCATCTCAGGAATTTCGACACTAGTGAGTGGCTCTCAAACACGTGCAGCCGCGCATGTGGTTTATCGCCGTGCCACGTGACGTCATCTCCAGGTTGGCTACTCAAAATCTCAATTCTACATGCTGGAATTTTAGTAATTTTTTCAGTTTAAAATTCAAGTTccagatactccctccgttccaaattgtaagacgttttgatttttctaggtttatgTACGTCTAAAcatagatacataataatatctataactAAAAGgataaaataacctacaatttgaaacggagcaTATATTTCATACATTCATCTTTTTCAGTCGCACAAAATACAGTGCGCCCAACTTGTCTGCTAACTGCAGGGCTGCAGCTCAACAGCCGAAACAAAGACCTGCACGAGATTATCGTGGGCCGCCAGTTGAGCTCTTCAGCCGGAATGGCACGGCAGCTGGGCCGCCGAGTTCTATAGCCTTCCCAAAGGGCTAACTTGCTGCCCGTGGCCGTGACATGGATGCAAGACTTTCTCAAGGAAGCAAATAACATGGTGAAACAGAATAAGCTCACACATGAAAAATGATACtccttccatttcaaattgtaactcgttttagcttttttattcataaatattattatgcttctagatatagtatatttttagatgcataataatatctatgaatctagaaaagtcaaaatgacatacaatttgaaacggaaggagtaacAGCCAATATAATGCCCTAAGACGGCCTTGAAAACCAGTCAGTAAAAACATGACATAGTAACAGGGCTCACACAAATCAGTAACTGCGTGAGATTACATCAAAATACGTTCAATTCAAAATGGAAACAAGATGCCTAGCTAATTCATCAGGATCCCGGATACATATGCTTCAAAACCATAGATACCTATCACTCCTGGTTTCCTGCGGCAGCTGGCCACGGGCAGGCCCAGCTGGCTGCGGCCTAGGTCGATGGCCTAGGCAGGCGCCAGGCCGGCACCAGCGCTGCCGGCGGCCCAGGCGGGACCCGAAGCCCAGGCGGCTGAGTCCCAGGCAGGCCGGCACCGGTGGCCCAGCTCGGCTCGGCACGGCCCAGCAGTGGGTGGCTCGGCCCAGCAGCAGGTGAAGTGAAGCAGCGGCCCAGGAAGAGGAGCTAGCGGCCCAGTACCTGTTGGAACAGCCCAGGAGGTCCAGTAGCCCATCAAGGTTTGGCTTTAAGCTTTGTAGTTGGTTCTAATCTCTGCAAATTGCTAGTTAATCAGTGCTATCATGTTTTAGCTACTTAATTAGTAGTGTCACTTTGAGAATTTTTAATCGGGTGACCTTTTAACTTGTGCCATGTTGGCGAATGCCATGTTGGCGAATACAAGTGAGGTATACTTGGGGTGACAATCGGGATGTAGCCCTTGTTCTCAGAGAGAATTTTAAAGGCTTCTATTCACCCCTCCTCTGATCACCCATTCTGATCCTTGGTCAAATCAAGACAAATCCAATTATGTTATTGCCTATGATATAATTTGGATTGGTATGTCCtgtcatttgttttttttgagtAACTGTCATTTGTTTCTTATGTAACAGGAATTGGTCGGGACTATTTATCATTTTGAAATCGTACCCAGTGCTTGTCCAACTTGCCCTCCGTCTTTATTACTTAAGCGATAGACCATAGAGGTAAAGTGTGAAGTGAAGATGAGGTTGCTGTAGCTCAGTTGGTAAGATTTCCTATGGTGGAACCTACGTCTTTCGAAAGTACCTATAGGGATAAGGATTGCATGCGTGTATTCATAGGTGTGAGTATGCATACGTATATGTGAATGTCTGCATCACACTGTGTGATTcgcaaaaaataaagaagatgAGGTTGCTGTTACACGTGCGGCCTCCTGACCATGCTGGGCTGCACTCTATGCACTCTATACTGAATTACGCTGCAATGGAGCTGGTTTCCGTGGGTTGCTCATGTAGGCAGGCTCTCAGCTTTGTTAGCAAGGGAAAAGCGGCAATTCGATCAATGACGGTGATCGCATCTGGAGATGGCGTTACGGCGGTGCCAGATGGTTCATCTGTCCAATCATCTACCATCGTAACAGAGTGTGATCTGGGTAATGTTTCTGCACCTCCTCGTGTCAGGTCCCGCGGCAGGCCAGCGCAGAGCCGCTTCATGTCTCCGATCGAAAGCCCTGGGTCGAGGAAAAGAGAAACCTCTAACAACATAAATGAATTGAAGGCACGAACGGAGAAGTTGATGCTGGTGTCACAACCAGGTCAAAATCTAGGAAAGTTGGTCACCCCTCCAGCTATGAAGCGGCGTCCGTTGGGTTGCCTTGAGATGCTGATCCTTTCGAGAGTCGTTCTGGCCAGAGGAGATCGATGCCCAGCTCTGTGGTGAGAAGGGGCACTACAAGAGCACGCGTGGTGAGAAGGGGCACTACTCCCACCTGCTACAAGATGAAATAGTTTTTCCGGCTGAAGTGATTATGGTCATTAGCATCTTCTAGTTTAATGACCATTCCAGTCGTTTGTGTCTATTATTGTACCAAATAATTGTGTTAAGCCATTGTATGTGCAATTTTATTTTGCCTCGGACCAGTGTCTGCCAGAGTTTTGTCGTACTGCAGTTGTCCTTTAAATGAAAATGTTTCCTCAACTCTCTGCCATTTGTTCTCTTTAGTCTTTACCTCCCATTTGCCCATTTAAGGTGGAGGATAGTTTGTAGTTGGGTCCGCAATTGTTTTCGCGCCATGTCGACCGCCACCATGGCCAGTAGCCGGTTCGGTGGCTACCTCGGTGTATGCGCAGCCACCCGTGCTACTGCAGAGCGGAAACTGCAGCTTGGAGCGGAGTGCTACAAGGTTGCACTCCACAGCAAGGAGCCTGTAAACTAAGGGGGtatttgggagcactccactccagaaaaaattgcttcactccaccaacttcaaaaattttgcagccaaacgcgtctagctccagcaactccggctacaggaaaaaggtggagcagggggtagatccacgttttttatggagtacctcaagaggtgctccaaaaacctccttttcagacctcctcatggagttggggttatttacccaccattgccactggttacacaagtTACCGGTTCGATTTTTCTATCTCCCGTCGTCTCCGTTTCTTCTCCCAGGggcgcgggccggccggggcgagctcccccgcggcggcgcgaccggggcgcgggccggccgggggcgagctccccgcggcggcgcggccggggcgcgggccGGCGGGCGAGCTCTCGCTTGTTTCCAACCATCTGATCTTGGGGCGGAcgaagcggcagcggcggcgcttgcTTACCTGAATAGGATGGTGCCGCCGATGAATGCGACCTAGAGGCCGGTGCCCGATGCGGTGGCCGCCGAGGCGCCAGCGATTCGGGCGCGAAGAGGACCCCCGCGGCGAGGAATAACACCACCGTCAAGAACCGCGCCGCTTCCCATCGCGTGGGCCCTTGGAGAGCTCGGAACGGCAGTCGCCTCTGAGCTTGAATGGACGCGACGGCTAGGCCAGCGAGAAGCTTGGAACGGCCGGGGCCTTGTCGTTGACCTTCCAGAAAGAATATATGCTTTGCTTGGAAAACGGAGGCATGTTTCTTTCTCTGCATTCTTAAAATAAAATCCTCCGGCGAGCCGACGGGAGAATAGGAATGTGGGCAGGTGCCCACCGGAGAGCGCTGGTTCTACCTCTGCATGTTCTACCTCCAAAaactgagaagagaagaggagaggagagaggaagaagagaggagaaaatagaagagtatgacatgtgggtccgtttacgaagggtaaaatagaccattcacaacaagtgctcatgtttttggagctggagcaatgccattagccaaacacgtgcagcagctccatgtttttttggagttggtggagtggagctaggaaagtgtggagctagTGAAGTTGAGTTGATTTTTCTGaggtggagtgctcccaaacaggccctaaatctCTTCTTGTTTCCGGTGCTTCACCCTGCGCATTGGTGGGGAACCAAATTAACTGCACATCCCTGATAAACAAGTCCATGTTCTAGTAGTTTGCAAGAAGTTGCAATGATTTTGTACTCACCCCAAATGGCGGCACACAGACAGCGTCTCCGTTGTACCATCTCATGCAGTTGAGTGCATGGATTACAAATCAAATTTCTCGTTTCGAAGTATATGCTTGGTTCGATTGTTTAGCTTGCAAATATAAGAAATGTGATCACTTATTCACTTACACTGATGCATTTTTGCCGCGTGGGAGAAGAATTGTCGGGTTCCAGCATCCATGACCTATAGTTTGGTTCCGTGTGAGTCTGCGCATGCAGTACAATAGATGTGGGAGCAGTTTATTGCAGGCATCAGTGTGTTTCTGAATCCTCTCCTCTGGCATTGGGTCTCTAGCATTTGGGTCCATGATTGAAACTCTGTTTCTTGAAAGATGAAATGCATAACATGACCATACATCACCATAGAGGACGAGGGTACGTTAATACCTGGAAATCaatgttttgacttttgagtttGCATGAAGGAATCAATTGCAGAATTTGCATGAGACAATCATACTCACAATAGTGCACCGGTTTACGTCGTAAAGCGTGGTTAGTTGTGGCGACCTCAACATTTCATATGATGATTCCATGCAGCAGTTCCTTTTGGTGATATTGATCTAGATGGGAAATAGTACTGTCAGAATTGGATCAGTAATGCTACCTGAATTACATGGTTAATTATGTTAATGCATAAGGACCTTACCGCCTAAGAAGGAGACACGTAATGCCTGCCGGGAGACTTTGTGCGTCTGGCCATTGTTGCATTCTCATGTAACCTCAACATCCGAACAAAAGCATCAGCCAATTTGGGGTCGAGCATCGATCGGAACAGGAATCGTCTGATCTCGAATCCAGCGAGTATCATACCAGGTGGTCCTTCAAGTTGCAACCAAACCCTGcaggtgcaaaaaaaaaaagaagaagcggACTTGTTATGATCTTTACTAAATCTTGGCATAGGCTTTGTTTAAATGCAAAGATACGAAGCTGCTTTATATTTGCCTACCCTGCCAGTAGAGCATCTGGAGCTCTCTTATTAATCTTATTAATCCATTGCCGCACGCGTTTAGCATTTGACGTCGCTATCTGTCCAAGCCTCCTTGTTGCACATTCACGGTTGTTGCATGCCAGCTTCTTTCCGGCACCGGGAAATTCAGTGGACTGGTCCCCTTCCAACTCTGAAGCAGGCACGTATTTGTCACAGTCCATTCCGATTGTATCTGGTTGTATCTGCATTGGGTACAATTCAACACAGAGTCCTGCCACACAATGGAGCGGAATGTTGTACAGCCCGGAAATTTCAGGACTCTGCGGTGAGCTGTTGCCACCTTCCAGCCTACACCATATTGAAATTTTCAGTTTTGTAATACACACAGAGATAGAAACGGAAAAAAAAGGTACAATGCCTAGTTGCCAACCTTTTGGCCATGTTTTGGAGGCATTGTGGGTCAGCTGACTggccagcatcatcatcatcctgaAGTGATCTTCCGAGCCCTGCATCCATGTTACAAAAATAGTGATTGTTGCATCAAGATTCCACGAATTGAAGATATACGTGACCATCCACTGATACTAGTTTTGTTACCGTATATCCTTAGGCCGATATTGGTTAATCTAGAGGCAAATAGATCTGGGCTTTTAGAATGCTTGCTGGCAAAGCTCATTAATCTTGAGTATGACGTCTTGAGTACTCATTATGCATCCCCTGCGTGGAAAATAAGGAAAGATTTATAATCTAGTCAGGCCTTCAGAGACATCATAATTCTGATCCATATTTTGGTTTGGCGTACAAACCAAGTCAACAGAAGGGTTGCTGTTGGACAATGTGGTTTCTTCATGTGTTAATTCATCATTCACCATTCGTACTGTAGGAGCTGTTACCTGTACAAATGGAAATGGAATTAACAATTCTACGTACGCCATATGGAACAAGCAGTCAGATTTAATTTTGCGAAAAACCGTCATTTGCAGGAGTATTATTAGCCTAGAAAGTACCTCATCGTTAGTTATCTCCATTAATCCGTTCCCATGGTTGCTGTCATATAAACTTTTCCTCAGGTCCAAAAATGTCATCGTGGGAAATCTGACACGTTTAAAGTTTTTAAGTCTCTCACGAGCCGACTCCTGACGACTAATGTTTTAGTGAGGAATAGAATGTATAAATTAATAATGttcattttttattatatttcagTACTACAAGTCTACAACAACACTCAGGTGCTAGAGCAAGGAATGAAAAACAACAGGACACTTGCTACTGCAGCCAAAGGGTCTTTCCCTACCGAGGTGCTAGAGGAAGACATGAAAACAATGCAAGGATGCTTACAAATTTTCACTTCTGCCGGTTATGCTGTTACTCAAAACGAGCCTGTAGTTGTTTATTTCCTGGTGGCCTTGTTGAAAAATAGTTGTCTAGGTTCTTGGCTCAACTCACAAACAATTTTCGCAAAATTGAACAACTAGTAACTGAAACAACTGCCCTGTAACGGACATTGAAAACTATGAATCTCAGCATCGATAATACAAATTTTTTGGTGACGGAGGCAGAATCTTGTATTAAAGCTTAAGGCAGATAGATTCTACGGACTGATAGAACTGCAAGAGAGCTATTTCGTCGATTGGGGCTAGAAGGAATGGCACTTTTCAGTGAAAGACTTACCACTCTCCCATGCTCTTGGACTTCTACGTCAGCGGATCGTAAATCAACAGACTTCTCCATGAACAAAAATCCTCCGAAGCTTACTCCCCCTCTTCCTCTACGAACACTGGAAGCAGAGAACGCCAACAGTCGAATGGTGGTTCGGCAGCCAGCCTTTGAGCTTATAAAGTTGAAGGTCGAGGAAACTGGTAACCATTGCCTTTTTTGTGTCAGGGACTCCATAAAGGAGGCAATGGTTGCTGGGTTTTGTTTGCGCCCTATTTTGGTGTTCTTTTGGTTTCCTTGCGATGGGACCAACTCTCTGACGTGATAGGGCCAGTAAGATGTGAGGCGAGTAAATTTTGCTTAAAAAAAGGAACGATACTATTGGCTGCCAGGATGCCGCTAGAATGCTACTGTTGTCCTCGATGCTTTGCTTTTGGTTTCCGTGTGCATGGAGCCCAAACGGCACACTACATGTTAACTTGATATTAATTTTGCATGACTCAAATACAAATTTGATCACCTATTCTACGGTAGTGCACGAAGGTTGGAGCTAGGGCATGATGTATGTGCTAGGTCTTGGCTTTGTCTTCATATATATTTCATCTAATATAAATTTGTTCTCCCGCCAGGAAAATGGAATCTACTAGAAGCTTTCTTTATGCAATGTCAAAATTAATTTGGGTGCAAATTTACGCAATTAATACTACAGAACAAGCTATCATCATGTAAGAGAATTGGTGGTGACAAAGTTTCACCACCAGTTCTAAAGCATACAAGGGCTAGTGGACATTGGAATCAGCCGTGAAAAGGGGTATCACCGCCTGTTTCAATAATGAACCAGCAGTGAAAACCTTCACCGCCAGTTCCAAAAACAACCCGTCAGTGATAGTGGACACCCGGACCCCTCCTTATCCGCTCGCGGCTCATCCTCCCTCCCTTGCAGACTCCCCTGGTCGGATccgccttcctccctctcctccttccctGGCTGGCTGgatcccctctccctccctctctctcctccctccctcagcAGACCTCAaccctctcctcccttccctaGCCAAATCAAAGCCCTTCTCCTAACCCTgctacccctcccctcccccccttAGCGCGCCCCTGACTCACCGGTTGCAGTGAGGAGGCACAGTGGGGTGCGGCAGATTGTGCAGTAGGCGGGCGCGGCATGCTTAGAGGCCGGCGGGTGCGGGCGCAGGCGTGGCCTCAGCTAGCGGCCCACGGTGGGGCTCCGGCGGCAGCtaggtctctctctctctcagcgtGCAGTGGGGCTCCGGGGGTGGCGTGGGGCACGTGCTTGGAGTGGCAGTGGGAAGGACCGACGAGGTGCTAGGTGCGATGCTAGTGACAGCgttagtttttttcttttttttcggtGATATCTCTCGACATCACCATCGGCCTAAATCCACCAATGCCTAAAATCGGTTGTGATGTTGTTTTTGACACCAGCAGTGATGTCCCATAGTCAATGCCGCTATTAGGAGTAGTTCATGGTGCAGCTTACACTACAAGGTTTCGTGCCTAATACCACGGTTTTTTTAGTAACAGTGTATTTTCATTGCAATACATGGTGGTTATTGCAACAATAGTTGATTTTGGTTGCGATTGGGTGACATGTCGCCACCAATTGTGTGATGTTGCGATATAAATTTTGTTAGTTGCAATAAGGTGGATATATCGCAACGAATATATTTGCATTGTAATTACGACGATGTTATTGCAATGCTAGTTGTAATGGTTGCAAATAGATGTCCATGTCGCAACGAATATAAAGCGTTGCTATTACTACTATCGTGTGTTTTAAAAGAGTCTATGTTATAGCAACGAAAGATGAGTTGTTGCGAATAgggtcttagatatagcaacacaAAACTATATTGTTGCCGatgagtcttagatattgcaacaagtcttagatatagcaacgaacacTAAAATCGTTGCTACACACAAGGTGGTATTGCAATGATATTTCTAGGCGTggcaatagatgagtttgtaggTGGGCCTCACCCAAGTTGAACTCAATAAATATGTAATTTGGCCCATGCGGCAGGCCTTTCTTTCGTGAGGGATCGGACCTAAACTAGATCGAAACAACCCTTGGCCCTCACGCTGTGTCGCCACTTCTCTTCGCGTGACATTCGCCACCTCCATCATGAATGCCGAGCGTGCACCGTGCCGGCCATCTCGCCCGTCCTATGCCCTATCGCTCTGGTTGATCGCAGGAGCGCGAGGAGCCACTTCGTAGGAGAACATTCAGCATAATTGATCGGCCTAAGGTATTTTGTTTCCTAATGCATTTTGAGCAATCAACCTAAGATATCATCAATCATGTGCACAAAACTTGAGTTATTTCAATATATTTTGTTTCGTAATATGTTATAAATATTGGTTATTTTAAATCCTGAACAAGCACCCATTTTCCCATGGTTTAGGAATTGTGAATTTGGTGTTCTAACTCCTGCTGTACCTGAGATTTTTCCAATGGCACATGATGATCATAATTGGATGCTACTACCTCAGTTAGATGAAGCGTGGCAACTCAAATTTAACAAAttcattggggatacctttGAAGGCACCTATCCAGGAGAGACTGTGCCCTCTCCATGTACTAGGTGTCATCGCATGGTGTACAAAAGGAAAGTTGAGGGTCAATAACACTTGCTTGAAAGAGGCTTTGACAAGGATTTCATAAAATAGAAACGTCGTGCTGCTAAAGCAATGGTTGTGGATGTTGATCGGGATTTGAGTGAAGGACTAGCTGctgatcatgatgatggtgGCTCCGCTAATAATCTGCTTTCCTCACTAATTAGTGGTGCTATACATGGAGAAATTGCAGGTGGTAATATTGAGGAGCCAAATGAGTCAACAaagaaaattttcaaattaatGGAAGAAACGCGGAAAGATTTGTACCCAGGTTCTAATGAGGCCACCAAAGTATCCTTCATTGTCaggctatttcagattaagtgtATGTTCGGCATTACCAATAATGCAATGGAGCAAATACTTCACCTATTCTATCTTTTGCTATCCAAAGGACATTGTGTCCTAGATACCCTGGATAAAGTTCGAAAGGTGATTTGAGACCTTGGcttggactaccaaaagatCCATGCTTATGTCAATGACTGTGTGTTATTCCGTGGAGATTACGAAAAGATGGACACATGTCCAACATGTGGGGAGAGTAGGTGGAATAATTTAGATTCAGAGGGGCTTGTTGGCGAGTGTAGTGGCACTGGTGGAGTAAAGAAGAAGCTCTTTCCTCGTAAAATACTAAGGTATTTTCTACTTATTCCTCGACTGCAAAGATTATATATGAACGAGACCACATTGAAGtatatgcgttggcacaaggaagaattggttCAAGATGGGAAAGTGAGGCACCCATCTAACTCAAAGGCATCGAAGCACGTAGATGAGAAGTATAAGGATGAATATGCATTGGATCCACATAATGTCAGGCTGGGACTTGCATCAGATGGGTCAATCCATT
This genomic window from Setaria viridis chromosome 8, Setaria_viridis_v4.0, whole genome shotgun sequence contains:
- the LOC117866977 gene encoding uncharacterized protein, with product MSFASKHSKSPDLFASRLTNIGLRIYGLGRSLQDDDDAGQSADPQCLQNMAKRLEGGNSSPQSPEISGLYNIPLHCVAGLCVELYPMQIQPDTIGMDCDKYVPASELEGDQSTEFPGAGKKLACNNRECATRRLGQIATSNAKRVRQWINKINKRAPDALLAGVWLQLEGPPGMILAGFEIRRFLFRSMLDPKLADAFVRMLRLHENATMARRTKSPGRHYVSPS